Genomic segment of Alcanivorax borkumensis SK2:
AACGGAGCTCCCGGCTCCGACCGTTATAGCCTGCATCAGGATACCGCCCCTGAAGAGCGTAGAGATATCTCACAGCTGCCGGAACCGGTTCCCACAAATGAACCACGCAGTCGCTATGGCAACCCACAATCCTACAGCGTGTGGGGCAAAACCTATCAAGTACTCCCCCAAGCGGAGGGTTACGTAGCAGAAGGAAACGCGTCTTGGTATGGCCAGAAATTTCATGGTCATCGCACCTCCAGCGGCGAATCTTTCGATATGTATCAGTTCACTGCCGCCCATCGCAGCCTGCCACTGCCCACTTACGCCCGGGTTACCAATCTGGATAATGGTAAGAGCCTGGTGGTACGGGTGAACGACAGAGGCCCTTTCCACGAAGATCGCATCATTGATCTCTCTTGGGCTGCCGCAGTACGCCTAGGCATAGAACAAGCCGGCACCGGACGTGTTCGAGTTGAGGCCATCACGGGCCAACAGTCACAATCCCAAGAGGCCAACAGCACCGTCCCCACAGCCGTACGCGCCGCCCTGGATAGCCCTCCGCCTTCACAAGCACAGAGCACCTCCGGCACCCAAACGGGCACGGTAAAAGAAAATGAGAAAAGCGCCAGTCTGTTTCTGCAGGCAGGCGCCTTCTCTGACCGCGTCAGCGCTCAACGGCTACAACAAAAGCTGGTCAACCAATTGGGCGTCGATACCCAAATCCAGCACTCGGAGGGTAATCTATTCCGGGTCTGGATTGGCCCCTATGAAAACCAGCAACAACGTCAACAAGTACGCCAGACGATTGCCGACGCCGGTTTCGACCGGCCCATGCCTGTCAGCCCCTGAAAACGCCCATATCAGCTATTTCTCCGGTTAACAGGCCCTCGTCAGTCCTCTAGAATGCAGCCATCAAGTGATGGCACAACGCAACTTGATGGCCTTTATGGAATTTTTTGCCGTCCGTGTACAAACACTCCTTCGGGTTTGCACCGAACAACGACGGCAGGCATATCATTGATTCCCTAAACCCTTCAAAGAGCGAATCATCCTAGAACAACCAACAGGCAGGATATCCATGCGTCCCCAGTCTTTTCGATTTACCGTTTTAGCTCTCTTTGCTTTATTTGGCACCGCTTTTTCCCTCCTGGCTCAAGCGCAAATGGTGCCCCGTGCGCCACAAATCGATGCCAAAGGCTACTTGCTGATGGATGCAACCAGCGGCCAAATCATCGTCGAGCGTAACGCAGATCAACGCCTACCTCCGGCCAGCCTAACAAAGATGATGACAGCCTACATTGCTGAAGCGGAGCTGCAGAAAGGCAATATTTCCGAGAAAGACATGGCGCCAATCAGCGTTCAGGCTTGGCAAATGGGCGGTTCACGCATGTTCGTACGCGAAGGGACCCGAGTTCCGGTGGGGGACTTGCTGCGAGGCATCATCATCCAGTCCGGTAACGACGCCAGCGTGGCCATGGCCGAATACATTGCCGGTTCCGAAGATGCCTTTGCCGATTTGATGAACCAACACGCTAACCGTCTGGGCATGGACAACAGCCATTTCATGAACGCCACTGGCTGGCCGGCGGAAAACCATTTCACCACCGCCAAGGACATGGCCATTCTAGCCCGCGCCATCGTGCGAGATTTTCCCGATCACTACGACCTATACGCCAAAAAGGAATTTACCTACAACGGCATCACTCAACAAAACCGCAACCTGCTACTGTGGCGTGACCCCTCTGTGGACGGCCTTAAAACCGGACATACCGATGAAGCCGGCTATTGCCTGGTCTCTTCCGCTAAAAAAGACGGTATGCGTCTAATCGCCGTGGTCATGGGTACCGATTCTGAAGGCGCACGCGCCCGTGAATCACAAAAGCTACTGACCTACGGTTTCCGCTTCTTCGAAACCTACAAAGCGTATAGCGCTGGCGATGTCCTTGATACCGTCGATGTATGGATGGGCGAACAGAACCAACTTCGTCTAGGCCTAGCTGAAGACTTGGTACTGACCATCCCCCGTGAAAGCCATGAAAGCCTGAAAGCGGAAATCAGTGTTACTCCACAGCTGGAAGCGCCTATCGTGGAAGGCCAACAATACGGCTCCCTCACCGTCCGCATGAACAATGATGTGCTGGTTAAAAAACCATTGGTGGCATTGGAAGCCGTTGAAGAAGCTGGCCTCTTCACCAAGCTTTGGCATCACCTTATGCTGTTCTTCAAAGGGCTGTTCTAGGAACCTCAGCACGCGACACGCAGGCACACTTACCATGACTCAGGTTTATCTCAACGGCGCCTTCATGGCGCCAGCAGATGCAACGATATCCCCCATGGATCGGGGCTTTCTGTTTGCCGACGGGATTTACGAAGTGATACCAGCCTATAACGGCGTATTATTCCGCTTCGAAGAACACCTGATCCGCCTGGAACGCTCGCTGGCAGAAGTCGACATTCGCAATCCCCACAGCCGGGCACAGTGGCGAGAACGATGTGAACAACTACTGCGCGCCAATGGCGGCGGCAATCTCTCGGTTTACCTGCAAGTCACCCGTGGCGCTGCTGAAAAGCGCGATCATGCGTTCCCGTCGCCCGCCGTCACCCCCACTGTATTCATGATGACCAACCCGATAGCGATTCCTGCCGCCGACAGCCCAGAAACCGCCGTTGGCGCTCGCGCAATCACCCTGGATGATATTCGCTGGGCCCGTTGCGATATTAAGTCCGTCTCCTTGCTGCCCAACAGCCTACTCCGCCAACAAGCCGTGGCCGCCGGGGCCAGCGAAGCCATTTTGCTGCGCGACGGCTTTGTTACCGAAGGCTCGGCCAGCAATGTCTTCATCGCCAAGGCCGGCACCATTGCGACCCCCCCAAAAAGCCATGCCATTCTTGGCGGCATTACCCGGGATCTGGTGGTAGAGCTGTGCCACCAGCACGGCCTCGCACTAGAAGAGCGTGAAATCACTGAAATGCAGTTACGCCAAGCAGATGAAATCTGGATCACCAGTTCGACCAAGGAAGTGGTGCCCGTAATTCAGCTCAACAACGCTATAATAGGGAATGGAATGCCGGGGCCATTATGGAAAGCCCTTGCGCATCACTACGTCCAGCATAAACGCCGACTTTGCGGGCTTGATGCCCCAAACGCGCACGACTGACAGGAGCCGCCCATGGCCATTCAGGAACATTTGTGGGAATTCCCCCATGACATGCAGTTAAAAGTCATGGGGGCCATCGACTCCCCCCTTGAAGCCGCGCTTATCGAGATTCTCAACACCCACCTTGAGGATTTTGACGCAGACAAACACCTGAACAGTAAACCCAGCAGCAAAGGCACCTTCATTTCTTTCACTGCGAAGGTCACCATGCGCAACCGGGAACAGGTAGAGGCCATTTACAAGGCGCTCAGTGATTCTCCCCATGTGAAAGTGACGCTTTAATACACGGCCCCTGCAAGCGCTCTCGCTTCAAATGCCAGTGCACCTCACAGTAAGTGCACTGGCCGAGCCTCATGACACGTTACACGCCGTTACCTGTTCTCACAGCTCGATACCGAACCCCCACCGAGCCACCATTGGTAAGAACCCATCGCCTCCGTAGTGTTTGGCACATAATAACAATACGGAATATCCATCATGAAAATAGTCTCGCTGCTGTGTCTGTGCAGCTACCTGCCTATACTCACGGTTATTGACCTACGCCCCTTTTCTCACGATGTGCTCGGTGCCAGTCGCGCAGGGCCGCACACCGTCGCCAAACCGACAAACCTCATTTCTGCCCTGCCACGCAACAACCCGAACATGGAACAGAGCCTTTACCGCACCCCAGTGCATTTCGACGCCTTCCAGACGATTAATCTCACCGATGATAGCCGCATTGAATTCGGCATCAGTGTTCAAGAATTAAATCTCCATCTTGTTAACCCGCGGACAAGTGATCGTCTGATTTAAACAATAGTAACTTTGCCTCATTTTAGGGAACGTCAACCGCGACCCTGTAGAAAATGCGTACATCCGCGGATTTTGATTCTTCTCTATCCAATGTGCATCGCGCAAAGCGGCTAGCCTGTCATGCATAGCTGGCCGTATACTTCCCCCATGGACGCACTGATTCGCTATTTCCCACAAGTCGATTATTCCTCTTGCTGGCACGCCATGCGCGATCTCACCGATCACCGTGACGCGCAGCAGAGCGACGAGTTTTGGGTACTCGAACACCCTCCCATCTTCACGCTGGGCCAAGCCGGCAAGCCCGAACATGTGCTCAATGCCGGTGAGATTCCAGTAGTGAACAGCGACCGTGGTGGGCAAGTGACTTATCACGGCCCCGGCCAGACAGTGGTCTACCTGATGCTGGACATCAAACGGCTAGGGCTGGGTAGCCGCGGGCTGGTCTCCGCCATTGAACAAGGCATCATCGACTTTCTTGCAAGTCTGGGCATTACCGCCGTTAATCGAGATGACGCACCCGGAGTCTATGTTCAAGGCGCCAAAATTGCGTCTCTGGGCCTGCGTATCCGCCGTGGCGCCACCTACCACGGGCTAGCCATCAACCGGGATATGGACCTT
This window contains:
- a CDS encoding D-amino acid aminotransferase, which codes for MTQVYLNGAFMAPADATISPMDRGFLFADGIYEVIPAYNGVLFRFEEHLIRLERSLAEVDIRNPHSRAQWRERCEQLLRANGGGNLSVYLQVTRGAAEKRDHAFPSPAVTPTVFMMTNPIAIPAADSPETAVGARAITLDDIRWARCDIKSVSLLPNSLLRQQAVAAGASEAILLRDGFVTEGSASNVFIAKAGTIATPPKSHAILGGITRDLVVELCHQHGLALEEREITEMQLRQADEIWITSSTKEVVPVIQLNNAIIGNGMPGPLWKALAHHYVQHKRRLCGLDAPNAHD
- a CDS encoding D-alanyl-D-alanine carboxypeptidase family protein; its protein translation is MRPQSFRFTVLALFALFGTAFSLLAQAQMVPRAPQIDAKGYLLMDATSGQIIVERNADQRLPPASLTKMMTAYIAEAELQKGNISEKDMAPISVQAWQMGGSRMFVREGTRVPVGDLLRGIIIQSGNDASVAMAEYIAGSEDAFADLMNQHANRLGMDNSHFMNATGWPAENHFTTAKDMAILARAIVRDFPDHYDLYAKKEFTYNGITQQNRNLLLWRDPSVDGLKTGHTDEAGYCLVSSAKKDGMRLIAVVMGTDSEGARARESQKLLTYGFRFFETYKAYSAGDVLDTVDVWMGEQNQLRLGLAEDLVLTIPRESHESLKAEISVTPQLEAPIVEGQQYGSLTVRMNNDVLVKKPLVALEAVEEAGLFTKLWHHLMLFFKGLF
- a CDS encoding YbeD family protein; its protein translation is MAIQEHLWEFPHDMQLKVMGAIDSPLEAALIEILNTHLEDFDADKHLNSKPSSKGTFISFTAKVTMRNREQVEAIYKALSDSPHVKVTL
- the lipB gene encoding lipoyl(octanoyl) transferase LipB — encoded protein: MHSWPYTSPMDALIRYFPQVDYSSCWHAMRDLTDHRDAQQSDEFWVLEHPPIFTLGQAGKPEHVLNAGEIPVVNSDRGGQVTYHGPGQTVVYLMLDIKRLGLGSRGLVSAIEQGIIDFLASLGITAVNRDDAPGVYVQGAKIASLGLRIRRGATYHGLAINRDMDLSPWHRINPCGHVDQPMTTLKAQGVDLDRHSMEQQLVSFLAKRLGLTPRTAALPDWYNTRQENVTTGGDPGSALTQQPERL
- a CDS encoding septal ring lytic transglycosylase RlpA family protein, whose translation is MNRLACAVLTSAFLGACATTPGPNDGNDGPGASNGAPGSDRYSLHQDTAPEERRDISQLPEPVPTNEPRSRYGNPQSYSVWGKTYQVLPQAEGYVAEGNASWYGQKFHGHRTSSGESFDMYQFTAAHRSLPLPTYARVTNLDNGKSLVVRVNDRGPFHEDRIIDLSWAAAVRLGIEQAGTGRVRVEAITGQQSQSQEANSTVPTAVRAALDSPPPSQAQSTSGTQTGTVKENEKSASLFLQAGAFSDRVSAQRLQQKLVNQLGVDTQIQHSEGNLFRVWIGPYENQQQRQQVRQTIADAGFDRPMPVSP